From Rhododendron vialii isolate Sample 1 chromosome 10a, ASM3025357v1, the proteins below share one genomic window:
- the LOC131302469 gene encoding annexin Gh1-like: protein MATVTIPPSVPSPAEDCELLRKAFAGWGTNEDLIIQILAHRNSAQRKLIRQTYADLFKEDILKELDKELSNDFERVVLLWTMDPAERDAFLANEAAKRLSASNWVLMEIACTRSSHDLFMARQAYHARYKRSVEEDVSYHTTGDFRKLLVPLLSSFRYEGEEVNMTVAKSEAKILHEKILEKAYNHEELIRILTTRSKAQLNATLNYYNNEFGNAINKDLKADPKDEYLTLLRATVKCLTCPEKYYEKVLRSTINKLGTDEWALTRVVATRAEVDMQRIKEEFHRRNSVPLDIAISGDTSGDYKKMLLALIGHGNN, encoded by the exons GATGGGGAACCAATGAGgatttgattattcaaattttggCACACAGGAATTCAGCCCAACGCAAGTTAATCCGGCAAACTTATGCCGACCTTTTCAAAGAAGACATATTGAAAGAACTGGACAAAGAACTTTCAAATGACTTTGAG CGGGTAGTTCTGCTCTGGACAATGGATCCAGCTGAGCGTGATGCATTCTTGGCTAATGAAGCGGCAAAGAGGCTAAGTGCAAGCAACTGGGTGCTTATGGAAATTGCATGTACCAGATCTTCACATGACCTGTTTATGGCGAGGCAGGCATATCATGCTCGTTATAAGAGATCCGTTGAAGAAGATGTTTCGTATCACACAACTGGGGACTTTCGTA AGCTTTTAGTTCCCCTCCTGAGTTCATTCCGGTATGAGGGGGAAGAGGTGAACATGACAGTGGCAAAATCAGAGGCCAAGATACTTCATGAGAAGATATTGGAGAAGGCATATAACCATGAGGAGCTTATTAGGATTCTGACTACACGGAGTAAAGCACAGCTGAATGCAACCCTCAACTACTATAACAATGAATTTGGAAATGCGATCAACAAG gatctaaaggctGACCCCAAGGATGAATACCTCACTCTTCTGAGGGCAACAGTAAAGTGCTTGACATGCCCTGAGAAGTACTATGAGAAAGTTCTTCGATCAACAATCAACAAGCTAGGGACCGATGAATGGGCTCTCACTCGAGTTGTTGCAACTCGTGCTGAGGTTGACATGCAACGAATCAAGGAGGAATTCCACCGGAGGAACAGTGTCCCTCTGGATATTGCCATTTCCGGAGACACTTCTGGGGACTACAAGAAAATGCTACTAGCTCTGATAGGGCATGGGAATAATTAA